A genomic stretch from Falco cherrug isolate bFalChe1 chromosome 1, bFalChe1.pri, whole genome shotgun sequence includes:
- the PDCL2 gene encoding LOW QUALITY PROTEIN: phosducin-like protein 2 (The sequence of the model RefSeq protein was modified relative to this genomic sequence to represent the inferred CDS: inserted 2 bases in 1 codon; deleted 1 base in 1 codon; substituted 1 base at 1 genomic stop codon), with translation MIVDPNEDTEWNDTLRNFGIFPSKEKPKDEIGEMVLHLQKEAEVKPYERMNLEELKEAEDDDDNDDRKAFEMYRKKRMQEWKCLQRRPKYGELRXICGEQYVKEVKNAPGDVWVIIHLYWSSILMCLLVNEHLSLLAIKFPEVKFLKAIVNSCVQNYHNRYLPTILVYKTGEIKGSFTGVAECGGIRLKVEELESKLAEVEAVETDLEETPXKDIMSKMTLSAQNIFAHENTNTKSCDTKRCVA, from the exons ATGATTGTG GATCCAAATGAAGATACTGAATGGAATGACACACTGAGAAATTTTGgaatttttccttcaaaagaaaaaccgAAAGATGAAATTGGAGAAATGGTTTTACACTtgcagaaagaagcagaag TGAAACCATATGAAAGAATGAATCTTGAAGAATTGAAGGAAGCTGAAGATGAC GATGACAATGATGatagaaaagcttttgaaatgtaCAG gaag AAACGCATGCAGGAATGGAAGTGTCTTCAGAGGAGGCCAAAGTATGGGGAGCTAAGATAAATTTGTGGAGAGCAGTATGtaaaggaagttaaaaatgCTCCAGGCGATGTTTGGGTTATAATTCATCTTTATTGGTCAAG CATCCTGATGTGTTTGCTGGTTAATGAACATCTCAGCCTGCTAGCCATAAAGTTTCCAGAAGTCAAGTTTCTCAAAGCCATTGTGAACAGCTGTGTTCAGAATTACCATAACAGATATTTGCCCACAATACTTGTATATAAAACTGGTGAAATAAAAGGCAGCTTCACTGGAGTAGCTGAATGTGGGGGAATACGTCTTAAGGTGGAAg AGCTCGAGTCAAAACTAGCAGAAGTTGAAGCAGTAGAAACCGACTTAGAAGAAACCCC CAAAGACATTATGAGTAAGATGACACTAtcagcacaaaatatttttgctcatGAAAACACCAATACAAAAAGCTGTGATACGAAACGCTGTGTTGCTTGA